One Syntrophales bacterium genomic region harbors:
- a CDS encoding phage N-6-adenine-methyltransferase, which yields MTAGRTLNTLSQEWGTPEKYVNAVRDFFGGSIDLDPCSNEYSIVNARTEYRLPKHDGLRESWDFPSIYVNPPYGINKKHGTSINKWLCRCAVAYKEHKSEVLALVPVATNTGYWKNYVFGAATGVCFLYDTRLMFLVNGQNGGKGAPMSCAMIYWGNDFERFLASFRKFGAVIDLRPLKGKKFGEFQENGKY from the coding sequence ATGACAGCAGGTCGAACACTCAACACGTTAAGCCAAGAATGGGGAACACCGGAGAAGTATGTCAATGCCGTGCGCGATTTTTTTGGCGGGAGCATTGACCTTGACCCCTGTTCAAACGAGTATTCGATTGTAAATGCCCGAACGGAATACCGACTTCCCAAGCATGACGGACTCCGAGAGAGTTGGGATTTTCCCAGTATCTATGTGAATCCTCCATACGGAATTAACAAAAAACATGGCACATCAATCAATAAATGGTTGTGTAGGTGTGCCGTAGCATATAAAGAACACAAGTCTGAGGTTCTTGCGCTTGTGCCCGTGGCAACAAATACGGGATACTGGAAGAATTACGTTTTTGGTGCAGCAACAGGTGTGTGCTTCCTTTATGATACACGGCTTATGTTCCTCGTCAATGGTCAGAATGGTGGAAAGGGCGCTCCCATGTCCTGTGCAATGATCTACTGGGGGAATGACTTCGAGAGATTCCTTGCCTCTTTCAGAAAGTTCGGTGCTGTTATTGATCTTCGACCACTGAAGGGGAAAAAATTTGGTGAGTTTCAAGAAAATGGTAAATATTAA
- a CDS encoding BrnT family toxin, giving the protein MKFEWDKDKERKNIRKHAISFEEAVTVFYDPLSATFADPDHSIEEDRFITVGYSSQGRLFVVSYTERRDAIRIISARPATMLERKRHEN; this is encoded by the coding sequence ATGAAATTTGAGTGGGACAAGGATAAAGAGAGAAAGAATATAAGAAAACACGCAATTTCTTTTGAAGAAGCTGTTACCGTGTTCTATGATCCCTTATCAGCAACGTTTGCTGATCCAGACCACTCCATTGAAGAAGACAGATTCATTACCGTTGGTTATTCATCTCAAGGACGTCTTTTCGTTGTATCGTACACGGAAAGACGAGATGCGATACGAATTATCAGTGCACGTCCTGCAACTATGTTGGAGAGGAAAAGACATGAAAACTAA